ggaaggaagggagggagggttagggttatgactTATATATGACCAACAATGTTAAAAACTAGAAATGTGGGAGGTAATTCAGAGGCCCAATGATAAAGACTcttcaggaggaaaaaaatgacccttgcagtgtgtgtgtgtgtgtgtgtgtgtgtgtgtgtgtgtgtgtgtgtgtgtgtgtgtgtgtgtgtgtgtgtgacacagggCTGGACTTTGTTCTCAGTTATTTCCACTGCTTTGAGTTTATCAGAAACACAATCATTCAGCAGAGAGCCTCTTCtgagctgctgttgctgctgctgctgctgtgtgaagtCATTGATCctgacacacatatatatctcTTAAGTTTTTCTTAAAGGTGGAAGTTCTTggaagatatttatttattttttaattttaaattttttttaaaaggcagccaTGATCAGCCGTAACTTCAAGAATGTGATTGTTGTCTCTGTCGGGTTTCTGTCTCTGTTCACGGCTTATGGAGGCCTGCAGAGCCTACAGGTAAGCAGACATGTCAAATACATCATTATTTTAGCTCTTAACCCTTTGACGCATAGTGATCACTacagtggacagctattcaaacagctgttttctgtAATTGGTTGAATaagaaaagttattttttttccatttgggGAAAAAGATCCTGCCTCGGTTATCATGATTGAATGAAACTGTTCAATTATTTGCCTTTATTCTGTtggtttaattatttttagggctgtcaaaagattaattttttaaatcgagattaatcgcagaatttccatagttaatcgcgattaatagCGTTTTGAATTGCgtatttaaaatcctgttattttacatttcaaggcagttttaaggccataatgtaaagcatttcttaccagagtgtcttaactgggaatcaatcaaaTACATCATTATTCTAGtccttaaatttaaaaaaaaaaacaattatgatTAATTGTCAATTAAAAATACTGAGGAGTTGAAGTTAGCAGAATTGGGGATTAAAGAGGTTAATTTATGGGCTGATTCATGTAGGTAGataattaaccctttacatactgctcatattctggCATTTCATAATATCCTCcttatatctctctctctcacaataGAGCAGAAAGAGTGTAttcttcagtttattttattgttgatggagaaaaaacatcacaGTCATATTATATATTGGTACAACATTACATAATTTCAAttttaataacattaaatgtgaataaattgtagtttttaaaggtagtttttgatttttcaagactcaacaaaaatgaaaatcagctgcacaaaaatgttgaattatttctatttttgtatattctgggtcacattaagaTACGTCATCAAATGTCTGGCTGAATTGAAAtttttttaaggtgttttttttccttcttttaaatgtaaaactgggtcaaattagacccgaacagtatgtaagggttaaccctcctgttgtcctcaagtcagtTTCCAGTCCTTGTGACCAGACTTCAgctttatttttgctttttttacaCAGTTGGTCTCGTTTGTcccctcttttcattttctatcagaAGACCAAACAAGCTGCATTGACCTACAgtatatattctccttccttcctttgtttaaAGTCTGTTTATAGGTCAATGACAATAAGGGTTGGAAAGATGATCAATTCAAAActagttataaaagcagcatcaggtttgttaaaatgtacatttagtatttttgttggttttatatcatttaaatgacatttgcaccattttttaaccaaaagtaagactgaatgctcctgaaaatgtgaaatggtgtaaccacaaaagaatgataaatattaaataatgttaatatttagaacaatagtattccattatctttatttaatataaaagttataatgtaagatcatgccaaactagttgatatggtgttttattgactatttactgtttttaagcaacgttcaattatttggtagtttttatggttacaccacttagacatttttgcgataatcctctaatatattctcctttcttcctccctcccttccttctttcctaccttccttccttccaaagtttttatggttacaccacttagccATTTtgaccataatcctctaatatattctccttccttccttccttccttccttcctccctttctaccttcatccctccctcccttccttccttccttctttcctcccttccttccttcctcccttcctccctcccttccttcctcccttccttcatcaaCAATCAAAATGATCAGAAAACTCTTTTAGAAGCTGGGAAGCccatttatatacatttttaccGAGGTCATTACTTATTTAACTGACCTTCCCtgatccatcatcatcatcatcatcctcatcatcctcctttccgtccCCACAGAGCAGTCTGAATGCGGCGGAGGGGATGGGCGTGGCGTCTCTGAGCGTCATCTATGCCTCCATCATCATCTCCTCCATGTTCCTGCCTCCCATCATGATCAAGAATCTGGGCTGTAAATGGACCATCGTTGCCGGCATGGCCTGCTACGTCTCCTACTCCTTTGGAAACCTCTACCCGGGATGGTAATTAATCGATCAGTCAATCAGTTCCGATCCATCAATgcctgtagaaaaaaaaaccttctgccaatccatctctttctctggtAGCGCCAAACTAAAGAAAAGTACCAAACTCAGAAGGACCATCCTCTGAGGAACATGAATGTCCGTACATAACTTTAACTTCTGTCCAACAGAtgatgagatatttcagtctggaccaaagtggtacATCGACCAAATGACAAGCAATTTCTAGTCGAATCCGAacactagcatggctaaaaaaaatatgaattaatgtgGAAGGTTTCTGAGGGAGAATTATTGATGTTTGAGGACTTCTAACATGCAGGTCAACCaattaaaataagattaaagaattaaaataaacttaattaCATTGTATCAGGCACAGACCAAGTGGACTCAAATGCAGAGCGGACACAGGGATGAAGAGTTCTCAAGTCGTTTAATTCAGTCCAAAAGTCAGAAACCAGGAAGTGCGAAATCACAGGGCAGAAATTCAGAATCCAAAAGGCAAAAACTAATAAACACTAATAATCTTAAACTGCAATAACGCTGGAactctgacaggaaactgaccagacgatctggcacagaaggaaaagagcacatCACATATATACACTGGATGATAACGaggcacaggtgaaacacattagggGAAGGGAGGCAAACAGAAGGGGAGGAAGTTAAACAAgacataccaaaataaaacaggaagtagacaagaCAAAATACTAACTCaaccaaaatacattacaaaactaCCGGCCCTGACACATTGCAGTGATGTTCAGTGTTCATAGACCAAGCTACAACCTGCAACTGTAAAACCTCAGAGAGATATTAGATTAGGAGCATTGAGAATCCAAACGCCTTTAAAACAGCAATAAGACCATGAGGCACTACCTGATCATAGCCAAAAAATGATTTTCTCTttgctccttctctctctcttgtacAGGTACACCCTCATCCCCACCTCAGTTATCCTGGGTTTGGGTGGTTCTCCACTGTGGTCGGCTAAATGCACCTACTTGACCATCTCCGGTAACGCGCAGGGTGCCAAGGACGGCAAAAAGGGCTCGGATGTCATCAACCAATATTTCGGCatcttctttttcatctttcagTCGTCTGCTGTGTGGGGGAACCTCATGTCGTCGCTCATCTTCGGACAGGACACCAATATAGGTAGGAACATGACCTAAACCGTGTTGTGTTGAGGACATGTCAGTGGCAGCATGAACTACTGAATTCTGGTTTACTTCATTCATTATTCTAGTGTAGGATTCACTCAAGTATCTGATAAATACCAGATTTACTCTTTtgaataataatagaaatagaGTCTTAACGTACTGTCACCATTAACAAAGCTGTCTCGCATTTAGCCTCCAAAATGGGTGGGATGTCTCGGTTCTGGTAATAAAGAAGTGCACAGGTGGTGAGTCAGTTTATGGTCTGGTAAAGACTGTAATATTGTACAAAACAGGGTGGTGAATACACGTGAAAAACAATCCCAATTTCCAAACACAGTGAGTAGGAGTGTTACCTGGAACTATTGAATACATTGTAAAGAAGGTGCTCTTTGGCCAAGGGCTGGAACAACATTGAAAATAGGAAGACACCAAGGCACTCATCTTGGAAAAAGATAAAATGGACTTCTATGCGTTTCGGCTAAGGAGCCTTCGTCAGGAATTGAGCAATGAATCTGCAATAagtcaggttaaaaaaaacaacatccaaCAGGTGTGGACAATCAACAATTGGCCAGTGGTAGACTCAGACtacgatggttaatgtctccgtttttaaaaataaccgggtACGTATAAATGGGGCCTCAGACAAAAGAAGTCAGAACCACACAGGGTAaccaaaaaactaaatacaCAAAAAGTAGGAATCtctatagaagaaaaaaaaggggtcAAAGTCAAAAGTTGAACCAAAGGGGAACTTTCAATCGCAAGATCTCCAAAGTCGGTCAATCTGCAAaaagcaaactccacacagataCCTAATCGGGTATTGAACCCAAGATGCTAACTACCAAGCTACCATGCTAGTTAATTTTATACATGAGGAGTGGGATGGTAAGGGTCAGGGGTCGGCAGTCAGGCCTTTCCTCAAGTCAGCTGAAGAAAGCAGATGTTTGAATTAATCTGTTAGGTGAGgttaaacacaaaatgattcacgctatacaaataaagattgattgattgattgattgagagtGCAGAGAGGATCTTACTCTGACCTTATTtcatacagttttaaaaatgttttggggcatttttgcctttaaGTAGATGGTTGATTTATTTagttctatttttttattattatgaatgatgcactgactggtgagcactttaaaatgtagttgtacttgtgacaatgacaataaagagaGCTATTCTATTCTAGAGGCCTACAGGAAACAAAGAGGTCTCAAAGGTTCCTCATAAATCAGTGGTTTAGAAAAGATAGCAACACAAAAGAGTAAAACACCATAGATTACAGAAAGTGACAAGGTTATGAGACaaagttaaaataaagtaaattccCTCCCCCCAACCATCCCAATCTTTATTTTCTGCCTGTTATATAGAAACCAAACTGCCCTTAGCTTCTTAACTGATAGCCTATTGATTTTAttctatctattctattctagaggcctacaggaaacagaaaggtCTCAAAGGTTCCTCATCAGACATTAATAAATCAGTGGTTTAGAAAAGATAGTAGCACAAAAGAGTAAAACACCACAGATTACAGAAAGTGACAACATTAAATCAAAGTAAATCCTCCACATTGgtataatcccccccccccccccccccaaccatcCCAATGTTTACTTTCTGCCTATATTATATAGAAACCAAACTGCCCTTAGCTTCTTAACTGATAGCCTATTGATTTTATTCTAGTTTTGACTGGAAATCAATCACACTGATGAAGTAATGACACCATATGTGCGGAGCTTGTCATGGTTACAGATTCTGAATTGTATTACTATATGTGAtttctcagtttgtttttgacttCCTGCTCCTTTTCACGTGTTTCTGCATCAACCTtcacctctcacacacacacacacactacaggaACTCATCAGCGGGCAAGGTTTAACTGGCTTTTTTATGGGCCAGTTCAGTTTACAAGAGAATGTGTGATAAAAGGTGAATGATGACAAGTGCACAGTATATTATTTTATGATGTAAATGCTCTCTGTCTTATCAGTTCATGTGGTgacgacacacacactgaggtgcATTTCTGGGAAGGGCAACATGACACAGctcttaaatacatttttatatccaTCCAGGATTAAGATAACCTgtgtaggttgtttttttttacagtgtgaaaACATTTCGAACCTGACAATTTGGGATGGTTGTGTGATAACTGAGTTACAGCAGGGGAGATTCCTGCTCATATTGCtctctaaaaagaaagaaagcactTGGTATATCACACCATACATGTATCTACCAACATGTAAGAACCGACCCCGAAAAGACTGTAATAAACATCCCaatctggattttttttatacaggCACTATacagaactatgtaaagatcatggtttgggttaaaatgatcactggagacaagttttcaaattccttaaagatatgcaacctttgtagtcatggcaacagtgaacaccaccattaattgacatgagcaagattagagtttctaaatgtcggtttagattatttttcgattaattgcccagccctatatCATCATCCTTTAGAGCCTGTATATGTTTGAAGCCACATACAGTAGAAACAAAAAGAATTTCCATTATGATTAAAAaacctttctttaatttttcctaaGTGAGTTTGTATTAATCCAAGTTAATCATTTTTTCTGACAGCTGACATCCCAGAGGAGCAGCTGAAGCTCTGTGGAGCGGCTGACTGCGGCCTCGTCATCAACGCCACCGGCACCGCCCCCACCAGACCGGCACAGGAACTAGTGTGGACGCTCGTTGGATGCTACATCGGTAAATCATTGGTTTCCTGTGGCTTTTCCTGTTGATTTCACAGCAGGGGTaaaccatggatgtataaagagaggCGGAGCTCTGTTCATTCCCTGTGAAAGTTGTTCAGGAGTGCATGCAAACCCCCAGGAAGAGCGCCAGGCTTTGACACCAATTTGACAAAACAGCCcaactgtgtaattacaacaaGATGCAAGTGGGCCCAAATATACTTTTTCCCCATGGACTTACATTGGGGAGTATGACCACAACCACAAAATGACTAATTTTACTATCAGCATTTGATCTGTTCGATACGATCACATTTCAAAAGTGCAGAAGAACCCCATGATTAATAGTTTTATCCTCATTCAAGTTAGCTGTAGCCGGCCTGGTCTGCTGCCTTATGGGCCCAATAATACAGAGGTAAAATGGAAGAAGGACATTATTTGGCTTCATGCACCACTGAGCAGCTTCCATAGGAACGAATTGGGCCctgcatgtgtttctgtgtttattaCTATCTATTTTTCAAATCTTTATATGCAGGCGCAGCACAGCAAATTTCATTGTACTtcttgtgcaatgacaataaagtctcTTCGTCTTTGTCTAGCGCTGTATCCACTTCTTCATGGGTGTACCAAGCcaaatgctgtaaaaaaaaattgcccAATGTTGCTGGAGCTGCCTGATCACTGGGCCCATGGAGCATGCTCACCAGAGATTTCCGCTGGCTGAGCTTGATAACTTCCAATTTAGCTttctgctaacttgaatgggggATAAAACACTTGTTATCAGAGAAAATGGATCGGATTCTTATAGTGAAACAAGTCATTATGAGTGTATCACCAATTTTACAGCTGCTTCTTCTCACATGATTGTGTGCAGGAAAAAtgggctaaccctaacccttgcaGGCTTCAAGTAAAAAGCTTGCATGTAAAGCTAAATGGGTATGGGTATGGGTTTTTCAGCTATCTTGAACGCTTTCCATCCTCTGTGTGTTGTAGGTGTGGGCGTGCTAGCCATGATCATTGTGGCAGTGTTTCTGGACAACATTGACCAGGAGCATACTCGTGAGTTTCGTGGGAACCGGGAGCCGTTCTGCCACACGTTCCTGGCCACGTTCAGACTAATGAAGGACTGGAGGCTACTGACCCTCATCCCCCTCACCATGTACAGCGGCTTCGAGCAGAGCTTCCTCTCTGGGGAATACACAAAGGTGAGGGGATGTGCTGCCATCATCTATCTGTTCAAATAAGATACTGATCAGACACTGGTGTTTGTTAACGTGATG
This genomic interval from Scomber japonicus isolate fScoJap1 chromosome 17, fScoJap1.pri, whole genome shotgun sequence contains the following:
- the unc93a gene encoding protein unc-93 homolog A, translated to MISRNFKNVIVVSVGFLSLFTAYGGLQSLQSSLNAAEGMGVASLSVIYASIIISSMFLPPIMIKNLGCKWTIVAGMACYVSYSFGNLYPGWYTLIPTSVILGLGGSPLWSAKCTYLTISGNAQGAKDGKKGSDVINQYFGIFFFIFQSSAVWGNLMSSLIFGQDTNIADIPEEQLKLCGAADCGLVINATGTAPTRPAQELVWTLVGCYIGVGVLAMIIVAVFLDNIDQEHTREFRGNREPFCHTFLATFRLMKDWRLLTLIPLTMYSGFEQSFLSGEYTKNYVTCALGIHYVGFVMMCFGASNSLCSFLFGRLARYTGRAPLICLGALANFSCIIALLYWRPDPDQLPVFFVFPALWGMADAIWQTQTNAIYGILFPREKEAAFANYRMWESLGFVIAFAYSTFLCLEYKLYILLAVLVLTMVTYPIVEYYEYKNPTPPIEDGAYTSHREKADENNIIHQTPL